From the genome of Perca fluviatilis chromosome 1, GENO_Pfluv_1.0, whole genome shotgun sequence, one region includes:
- the mafgb gene encoding v-maf avian musculoaponeurotic fibrosarcoma oncogene homolog Gb isoform X2, giving the protein MTTTNKGNKALKVKREPGENGTSLTDDELVTMSVRELNQHLRGLTKEEILQLKQRRRTLKNRGYAASCRVKRVTQKEELEKQKTQLQQEVDKLANENASMRVELDALRSKYEALQTFARTVARSPTVGVGVRAGVGGGGGGGMASSVIGPLIPGKMATATSVITIVKSKTDARS; this is encoded by the exons ATGACGACGACTAACAAAGGAAATAAAGCCTTGAAG GTGAAGCGTGAGCCGGGGGAGAATGGCACCAGCCTCACGGACGACGAGCTGGTGACCATGTCAGTGCGGGAGCTGAACCAGCACCTCAGAGGGCTCACCAAAGAAGAGATCCTGCAACTGAAACAACGGCGGCGCACGCTAAAGAACCGCGGCTACGCCGCCAGCTGCCGGGTGAAGCGAGTCACTCAGAAGGAGGAGCTGGAGAAGCAGAAGACCCAGCTGCAGCAGGAGGTGGACAAACTGGCCAATGAGAATGCTTCGATGCGCGTGGAGCTGGACGCTCTGAGGTCTAAGTACGAGGCGTTACAGACCTTCGCCAGGACTGTGGCAAGGAGCCCCACTGTCGGGGTCGGGGTGAGGGCtggggtggggggaggaggagggggagggatgGCGTCATCAGTCATCGGCCCACTCATACCGGGTAAGATGGCAACAGCGACGAGCGTGATTACAATAGTGAAGTCAAAAACGGATGCACGGTCTTGA
- the mafgb gene encoding v-maf avian musculoaponeurotic fibrosarcoma oncogene homolog Gb isoform X1, whose product MNLVLVCSEEQGTCGMTTTNKGNKALKVKREPGENGTSLTDDELVTMSVRELNQHLRGLTKEEILQLKQRRRTLKNRGYAASCRVKRVTQKEELEKQKTQLQQEVDKLANENASMRVELDALRSKYEALQTFARTVARSPTVGVGVRAGVGGGGGGGMASSVIGPLIPGKMATATSVITIVKSKTDARS is encoded by the exons ATGAATTTGgtcctg GTCTGTTCAGAAGAGCAAGGCACTTGTGGCATGACGACGACTAACAAAGGAAATAAAGCCTTGAAG GTGAAGCGTGAGCCGGGGGAGAATGGCACCAGCCTCACGGACGACGAGCTGGTGACCATGTCAGTGCGGGAGCTGAACCAGCACCTCAGAGGGCTCACCAAAGAAGAGATCCTGCAACTGAAACAACGGCGGCGCACGCTAAAGAACCGCGGCTACGCCGCCAGCTGCCGGGTGAAGCGAGTCACTCAGAAGGAGGAGCTGGAGAAGCAGAAGACCCAGCTGCAGCAGGAGGTGGACAAACTGGCCAATGAGAATGCTTCGATGCGCGTGGAGCTGGACGCTCTGAGGTCTAAGTACGAGGCGTTACAGACCTTCGCCAGGACTGTGGCAAGGAGCCCCACTGTCGGGGTCGGGGTGAGGGCtggggtggggggaggaggagggggagggatgGCGTCATCAGTCATCGGCCCACTCATACCGGGTAAGATGGCAACAGCGACGAGCGTGATTACAATAGTGAAGTCAAAAACGGATGCACGGTCTTGA